Proteins encoded by one window of Elaeis guineensis isolate ETL-2024a chromosome 12, EG11, whole genome shotgun sequence:
- the LOC105054944 gene encoding protein NTM1-like 9 isoform X3, protein MMTISPGSLPIGFRFHPTDEELVNVYLKRKISGRIRNDMEIIPEIDILKCEPWDLPDKSIIRSDDPEWFFFAPKDRKYANGNRSNRATEAGYWKATGRDRLIRSKAAPGRQNLIGMKKTLVFHRGRAPKGIRTRWIIHEYRTTEREFESGDQGGYVLYRLFKKPEEKGSNSKADEMEKSGFSPTPTKSSPDGTLHEEDSMEEISTPVNQKSPESATCSVEPDERSCNVAADNHDAKAGMHDVSTQYHGPHHQQIDSNGFPNFSSPMLPCTDDQESPMEDVDDADRDSFHEFLDAVLGNPDEYSPRASDAQKNSVAESVPRHGIWDSASFRDSGTSSDIDTEAGLPQEHVSLEASEWSEEPSFLLNELLQMNSSYGYPETEPHLSAPYENASLLPYDSTGPDVCSVDPASESLQYLFDSMEASNNQKNIANNGDGLEVTGIEFRPHQLQHPSDSKNISAQQSTITSRFRLQGPVQNVSFALAGSESSSSGDDHEDKEAMRKALQDLCDSTEESLTQKDTPSNEDGFEGTGIKIRTRKAHPPSLNKLSSKRGRVFGRIRLQASLEVGSFSAIAGESSSSKDDQVDRESTTESLQAGEHVDDNLAEFREISKPALLDKLEQLSIHDDATHSSELYQESKPLLRLRTKGTYDDANVLKDPPSHPGISGTGSVVAYVVRLVLAVILLLMCFGIWRCINSQYVPI, encoded by the exons ATGATGACGATCTCCCCGGGGTCGCTCCCCATAGGGTTCCGGTTCCACCCGACCGACGAGGAGCTCGTCAACGTCTACCTCAAGCGGAAGATCTCCGGCCGGATCAGGAACGACATGGAAATCATCCCCGAGATCGATATCTTGAAGTGCGAGCCATGGGATCTTCCTG ATAAATCTATTATCAGATCGGACGATCCGGAGTGGTTTTTCTTTGCGCCGAAGGATCGGAAGTACGCGAATGGGAATAGGTCCAACCGCGCGACGGAGGCCGGGTACTGGAAGGCCACGGGGAGGGACCGTCTCATCCGGTCTAAGGCTGCGCCGGGCCGGCAAAACCTCATCGGCATGAAGAAGACCCTTGTCTTCCACCGAGGAAGAGCGCCGAAGGGCATCCGGACCCGCTGGATCATACACGAGTACCGCACCACCGAGCGGGAATTCGAGTCCGGCGATCAG GGTGGTTATGTCCTTTATCGCTTATTTAAAAAGCCAGAAGAAAAGGGTTCAAACTCCAAAGCTGATGAAATGGAGAAAAGTGGCTTCTCTCCAACCCCAACCAAATCCTCTCCTGATGGTACCCTGCATGAAGAAGATAGTATGGAGGAAATCTCAACCCCAGTAAATCAAAAGTCTCCAGAATCAG CAACTTGCTCTGTAGAACCAGATGAGAGGTCTTGCAACGTTGCTGCAGATAATCATGATGCCAAAGCTGGAATGCAT GATGTCTCAACACAGTACCATGGTCCACATCATCAGCAAATAGATTCTAATGGCTTTCCGAATTTCAGTTCCCCAATGCTGCCTTGCACAGACGACCAGGAATCCCCTATGGAAGATGTTGATGATGCCGATCGGGACTCTTTTCATGAGTTCTTAGATGCAGTTCTAGGTAATCCAGATGAATATTCTCCTCGGGCATCCGATGCTCAGAAAAATTCAGTTGCTGAGAGTGTGCCAAGACATGGCATCTGGGATTCAGCATCATTCAGGGATAGTGGGACCAGCAGCGATATCGATACTGAAGCAGGACTACCTCAG GAACATGTTAGTCTGGAAGCTTCTGAGTGGTCTGAAGAACCATCTTTTCTGTTAAATGAACTGTTACAGATGAATTCTTCTTATGGATATCCAGAAACAGAACCCCATCTGAGTGCACCTTATGAAAATGCAAGTTTACTTCCATATGATAGCACTGGACCAGATGTGTGCTCAGTGGACCCTGCCTCAGAATCCTTGCAATATTTGTTTGATAGCATGGAGGCATCTAATAACCAGAAGAATATTGCAAATAATGGAGATGGTCTTGAGGTGACTGGAATTGAGTTCAGGCCTCATCAACTGCAGCATCCATCAGATTCAAAGAACATATCTGCACAACAGAGCACCATAACAAGTAGGTTCCGTTTACAGGGTCCAGTTCAAAATGTGTCATTTGCCTTAGCTGGTAGTGAATCAAGCAGCAGTGGAGATGATCATGAAGACAAAGAGGCAATGAGAAAGGCTTTGCAAGATTTGTGTGATAGCACTGAGGAATCATTGACCCAGAAGGATACACCAAGTAATGAAGATGGTTTTGAGGGAACTGGAATCAAGATCAGGACTCGGAAAGCACATCCTCCAAGTTTGAACAAGTTATCATCAAAGCGGGGCAGAGTATTTGGAAGGATTCGTTTGCAAGCTTCTCTTGAAGTGGGATCATTTTCCGCTATTGCTGGTGAATCAAGCAGCAGCAAAGATGACCAGGTAGACAGAGAATCAACAACAGAG TCGCTGCAGGCAGGAGAGCATGTGGATGACAATCTTGCTGAATTTAGGGAGATCTCAAAGCCTGCTCTACTGGACAAGCTCGAACAGTTATCTATTCATG ATGATGCAACACACAGCTCAGAGTTGTATCAGGAATCAAAACCTTTGCTGAGGTTGAGAACGAAAGGCACTTATGATGATGCAAATGTCCTGAAAGACCCTCCCTCACACCCAGGAATATCAGGAACTGGTTCAGTTGTTGCTTATGTTGTCCGGCTTGTTCTTGCAGTAATCCTTCTGCTGATGTGTTTTGGCATATGGAGGTGCATAAACTCTCAATATGTGCCGATATAG
- the LOC105054944 gene encoding uncharacterized protein isoform X2, translating to MMTISPGSLPIGFRFHPTDEELVNVYLKRKISGRIRNDMEIIPEIDILKCEPWDLPDKSIIRSDDPEWFFFAPKDRKYANGNRSNRATEAGYWKATGRDRLIRSKAAPGRQNLIGMKKTLVFHRGRAPKGIRTRWIIHEYRTTEREFESGDQGGYVLYRLFKKPEEKGSNSKADEMEKSGFSPTPTKSSPDGTLHEEDSMEEISTPVNQKSPESGLQEEPQSLPDSVEQQPTVIKRWLTDNIHCSATCSVEPDERSCNVAADNHDAKAGMHDVSTQYHGPHHQQIDSNGFPNFSSPMLPCTDDQESPMEDVDDADRDSFHEFLDAVLGNPDEYSPRASDAQKNSVAESVPRHGIWDSASFRDSGTSSDIDTEAGLPQEHVSLEASEWSEEPSFLLNELLQMNSSYGYPETEPHLSAPYENASLLPYDSTGPDVCSVDPASESLQYLFDSMEASNNQKNIANNGDGLEVTGIEFRPHQLQHPSDSKNISAQQSTITSRFRLQGPVQNVSFALAGSESSSSGDDHEDKEAMRKALQDLCDSTEESLTQKDTPSNEDGFEGTGIKIRTRKAHPPSLNKLSSKRGRVFGRIRLQASLEVGSFSAIAGESSSSKDDQVDRESTTEAGEHVDDNLAEFREISKPALLDKLEQLSIHDDATHSSELYQESKPLLRLRTKGTYDDANVLKDPPSHPGISGTGSVVAYVVRLVLAVILLLMCFGIWRCINSQYVPI from the exons ATGATGACGATCTCCCCGGGGTCGCTCCCCATAGGGTTCCGGTTCCACCCGACCGACGAGGAGCTCGTCAACGTCTACCTCAAGCGGAAGATCTCCGGCCGGATCAGGAACGACATGGAAATCATCCCCGAGATCGATATCTTGAAGTGCGAGCCATGGGATCTTCCTG ATAAATCTATTATCAGATCGGACGATCCGGAGTGGTTTTTCTTTGCGCCGAAGGATCGGAAGTACGCGAATGGGAATAGGTCCAACCGCGCGACGGAGGCCGGGTACTGGAAGGCCACGGGGAGGGACCGTCTCATCCGGTCTAAGGCTGCGCCGGGCCGGCAAAACCTCATCGGCATGAAGAAGACCCTTGTCTTCCACCGAGGAAGAGCGCCGAAGGGCATCCGGACCCGCTGGATCATACACGAGTACCGCACCACCGAGCGGGAATTCGAGTCCGGCGATCAG GGTGGTTATGTCCTTTATCGCTTATTTAAAAAGCCAGAAGAAAAGGGTTCAAACTCCAAAGCTGATGAAATGGAGAAAAGTGGCTTCTCTCCAACCCCAACCAAATCCTCTCCTGATGGTACCCTGCATGAAGAAGATAGTATGGAGGAAATCTCAACCCCAGTAAATCAAAAGTCTCCAGAATCAGGTTTGCAAGAAGAGCCTCAATCCTTGCCTGATTCGGTTGAACAGCAGCCAACAGTTATTAAGAGATGGCTTACTGACAACATTCATTGTTCAGCAACTTGCTCTGTAGAACCAGATGAGAGGTCTTGCAACGTTGCTGCAGATAATCATGATGCCAAAGCTGGAATGCAT GATGTCTCAACACAGTACCATGGTCCACATCATCAGCAAATAGATTCTAATGGCTTTCCGAATTTCAGTTCCCCAATGCTGCCTTGCACAGACGACCAGGAATCCCCTATGGAAGATGTTGATGATGCCGATCGGGACTCTTTTCATGAGTTCTTAGATGCAGTTCTAGGTAATCCAGATGAATATTCTCCTCGGGCATCCGATGCTCAGAAAAATTCAGTTGCTGAGAGTGTGCCAAGACATGGCATCTGGGATTCAGCATCATTCAGGGATAGTGGGACCAGCAGCGATATCGATACTGAAGCAGGACTACCTCAG GAACATGTTAGTCTGGAAGCTTCTGAGTGGTCTGAAGAACCATCTTTTCTGTTAAATGAACTGTTACAGATGAATTCTTCTTATGGATATCCAGAAACAGAACCCCATCTGAGTGCACCTTATGAAAATGCAAGTTTACTTCCATATGATAGCACTGGACCAGATGTGTGCTCAGTGGACCCTGCCTCAGAATCCTTGCAATATTTGTTTGATAGCATGGAGGCATCTAATAACCAGAAGAATATTGCAAATAATGGAGATGGTCTTGAGGTGACTGGAATTGAGTTCAGGCCTCATCAACTGCAGCATCCATCAGATTCAAAGAACATATCTGCACAACAGAGCACCATAACAAGTAGGTTCCGTTTACAGGGTCCAGTTCAAAATGTGTCATTTGCCTTAGCTGGTAGTGAATCAAGCAGCAGTGGAGATGATCATGAAGACAAAGAGGCAATGAGAAAGGCTTTGCAAGATTTGTGTGATAGCACTGAGGAATCATTGACCCAGAAGGATACACCAAGTAATGAAGATGGTTTTGAGGGAACTGGAATCAAGATCAGGACTCGGAAAGCACATCCTCCAAGTTTGAACAAGTTATCATCAAAGCGGGGCAGAGTATTTGGAAGGATTCGTTTGCAAGCTTCTCTTGAAGTGGGATCATTTTCCGCTATTGCTGGTGAATCAAGCAGCAGCAAAGATGACCAGGTAGACAGAGAATCAACAACAGAG GCAGGAGAGCATGTGGATGACAATCTTGCTGAATTTAGGGAGATCTCAAAGCCTGCTCTACTGGACAAGCTCGAACAGTTATCTATTCATG ATGATGCAACACACAGCTCAGAGTTGTATCAGGAATCAAAACCTTTGCTGAGGTTGAGAACGAAAGGCACTTATGATGATGCAAATGTCCTGAAAGACCCTCCCTCACACCCAGGAATATCAGGAACTGGTTCAGTTGTTGCTTATGTTGTCCGGCTTGTTCTTGCAGTAATCCTTCTGCTGATGTGTTTTGGCATATGGAGGTGCATAAACTCTCAATATGTGCCGATATAG
- the LOC105054944 gene encoding uncharacterized protein isoform X1, giving the protein MMTISPGSLPIGFRFHPTDEELVNVYLKRKISGRIRNDMEIIPEIDILKCEPWDLPDKSIIRSDDPEWFFFAPKDRKYANGNRSNRATEAGYWKATGRDRLIRSKAAPGRQNLIGMKKTLVFHRGRAPKGIRTRWIIHEYRTTEREFESGDQGGYVLYRLFKKPEEKGSNSKADEMEKSGFSPTPTKSSPDGTLHEEDSMEEISTPVNQKSPESGLQEEPQSLPDSVEQQPTVIKRWLTDNIHCSATCSVEPDERSCNVAADNHDAKAGMHDVSTQYHGPHHQQIDSNGFPNFSSPMLPCTDDQESPMEDVDDADRDSFHEFLDAVLGNPDEYSPRASDAQKNSVAESVPRHGIWDSASFRDSGTSSDIDTEAGLPQEHVSLEASEWSEEPSFLLNELLQMNSSYGYPETEPHLSAPYENASLLPYDSTGPDVCSVDPASESLQYLFDSMEASNNQKNIANNGDGLEVTGIEFRPHQLQHPSDSKNISAQQSTITSRFRLQGPVQNVSFALAGSESSSSGDDHEDKEAMRKALQDLCDSTEESLTQKDTPSNEDGFEGTGIKIRTRKAHPPSLNKLSSKRGRVFGRIRLQASLEVGSFSAIAGESSSSKDDQVDRESTTESLQAGEHVDDNLAEFREISKPALLDKLEQLSIHDDATHSSELYQESKPLLRLRTKGTYDDANVLKDPPSHPGISGTGSVVAYVVRLVLAVILLLMCFGIWRCINSQYVPI; this is encoded by the exons ATGATGACGATCTCCCCGGGGTCGCTCCCCATAGGGTTCCGGTTCCACCCGACCGACGAGGAGCTCGTCAACGTCTACCTCAAGCGGAAGATCTCCGGCCGGATCAGGAACGACATGGAAATCATCCCCGAGATCGATATCTTGAAGTGCGAGCCATGGGATCTTCCTG ATAAATCTATTATCAGATCGGACGATCCGGAGTGGTTTTTCTTTGCGCCGAAGGATCGGAAGTACGCGAATGGGAATAGGTCCAACCGCGCGACGGAGGCCGGGTACTGGAAGGCCACGGGGAGGGACCGTCTCATCCGGTCTAAGGCTGCGCCGGGCCGGCAAAACCTCATCGGCATGAAGAAGACCCTTGTCTTCCACCGAGGAAGAGCGCCGAAGGGCATCCGGACCCGCTGGATCATACACGAGTACCGCACCACCGAGCGGGAATTCGAGTCCGGCGATCAG GGTGGTTATGTCCTTTATCGCTTATTTAAAAAGCCAGAAGAAAAGGGTTCAAACTCCAAAGCTGATGAAATGGAGAAAAGTGGCTTCTCTCCAACCCCAACCAAATCCTCTCCTGATGGTACCCTGCATGAAGAAGATAGTATGGAGGAAATCTCAACCCCAGTAAATCAAAAGTCTCCAGAATCAGGTTTGCAAGAAGAGCCTCAATCCTTGCCTGATTCGGTTGAACAGCAGCCAACAGTTATTAAGAGATGGCTTACTGACAACATTCATTGTTCAGCAACTTGCTCTGTAGAACCAGATGAGAGGTCTTGCAACGTTGCTGCAGATAATCATGATGCCAAAGCTGGAATGCAT GATGTCTCAACACAGTACCATGGTCCACATCATCAGCAAATAGATTCTAATGGCTTTCCGAATTTCAGTTCCCCAATGCTGCCTTGCACAGACGACCAGGAATCCCCTATGGAAGATGTTGATGATGCCGATCGGGACTCTTTTCATGAGTTCTTAGATGCAGTTCTAGGTAATCCAGATGAATATTCTCCTCGGGCATCCGATGCTCAGAAAAATTCAGTTGCTGAGAGTGTGCCAAGACATGGCATCTGGGATTCAGCATCATTCAGGGATAGTGGGACCAGCAGCGATATCGATACTGAAGCAGGACTACCTCAG GAACATGTTAGTCTGGAAGCTTCTGAGTGGTCTGAAGAACCATCTTTTCTGTTAAATGAACTGTTACAGATGAATTCTTCTTATGGATATCCAGAAACAGAACCCCATCTGAGTGCACCTTATGAAAATGCAAGTTTACTTCCATATGATAGCACTGGACCAGATGTGTGCTCAGTGGACCCTGCCTCAGAATCCTTGCAATATTTGTTTGATAGCATGGAGGCATCTAATAACCAGAAGAATATTGCAAATAATGGAGATGGTCTTGAGGTGACTGGAATTGAGTTCAGGCCTCATCAACTGCAGCATCCATCAGATTCAAAGAACATATCTGCACAACAGAGCACCATAACAAGTAGGTTCCGTTTACAGGGTCCAGTTCAAAATGTGTCATTTGCCTTAGCTGGTAGTGAATCAAGCAGCAGTGGAGATGATCATGAAGACAAAGAGGCAATGAGAAAGGCTTTGCAAGATTTGTGTGATAGCACTGAGGAATCATTGACCCAGAAGGATACACCAAGTAATGAAGATGGTTTTGAGGGAACTGGAATCAAGATCAGGACTCGGAAAGCACATCCTCCAAGTTTGAACAAGTTATCATCAAAGCGGGGCAGAGTATTTGGAAGGATTCGTTTGCAAGCTTCTCTTGAAGTGGGATCATTTTCCGCTATTGCTGGTGAATCAAGCAGCAGCAAAGATGACCAGGTAGACAGAGAATCAACAACAGAG TCGCTGCAGGCAGGAGAGCATGTGGATGACAATCTTGCTGAATTTAGGGAGATCTCAAAGCCTGCTCTACTGGACAAGCTCGAACAGTTATCTATTCATG ATGATGCAACACACAGCTCAGAGTTGTATCAGGAATCAAAACCTTTGCTGAGGTTGAGAACGAAAGGCACTTATGATGATGCAAATGTCCTGAAAGACCCTCCCTCACACCCAGGAATATCAGGAACTGGTTCAGTTGTTGCTTATGTTGTCCGGCTTGTTCTTGCAGTAATCCTTCTGCTGATGTGTTTTGGCATATGGAGGTGCATAAACTCTCAATATGTGCCGATATAG